In the Sediminibacter sp. Hel_I_10 genome, one interval contains:
- a CDS encoding mobile mystery protein A, translating into MNRKKLQLEQLSRKQNGFSAAVNVALPPTGWLKAVRTSLGMSLQQLADKLSITRQSVQEIEKREKEGQITLNNLKEAANALDMQLVYGLVPKDGTLEDLIDRKAKELAVRIVSRTSNNMKLEDQENSKQRIKKAIEDRTAIIKDEFPKMLWD; encoded by the coding sequence ATGAATCGAAAGAAATTACAACTAGAACAATTAAGCCGAAAACAGAACGGTTTTTCTGCTGCTGTAAACGTTGCGCTGCCACCTACTGGATGGCTTAAAGCCGTACGAACCTCTTTGGGAATGTCTTTACAGCAATTAGCGGATAAATTATCTATTACAAGACAAAGTGTTCAGGAAATAGAAAAAAGAGAAAAGGAAGGTCAAATTACCCTCAATAATCTTAAGGAAGCTGCTAATGCATTAGATATGCAATTGGTTTATGGTCTGGTTCCCAAAGATGGCACATTAGAAGATTTGATTGATCGTAAAGCCAAGGAGCTTGCTGTTCGTATCGTATCTAGAACATCAAATAATATGAAACTCGAAGATCAGGAAAACTCTAAGCAACGTATCAAAAAGGCTATTGAAGACCGCACAGCCATCATTAAAGATGAATTTCCAAAAATGCTATGGGATTAG
- a CDS encoding 2Fe-2S iron-sulfur cluster-binding protein encodes MKNKPTKNPFLLNEINVTLKVNSTKQSLTLDSRTSLLDALREHLALTGTKKGCDHGQCGACTVIMDGKRQLSCLTLAATCDGAEVTTVEGLAKKNELHPLQAAFVKHDGFQCGYCTPGQICSSVALLEEAKNGEASYVTEDVRTIQKDLKLSEEDIRERLSGNICRCGAYNNIVQAFKEVHSGDDEKPTWEFATESQMKNAKSH; translated from the coding sequence ATGAAAAACAAACCCACCAAGAATCCATTTCTTTTAAATGAGATCAACGTCACGCTCAAAGTCAATAGTACCAAGCAATCCCTCACTTTAGATTCCAGAACCAGTTTGCTGGATGCCTTACGAGAGCATCTTGCGCTCACGGGCACTAAAAAAGGTTGTGATCATGGGCAATGTGGTGCCTGCACCGTCATCATGGATGGAAAGCGTCAGTTGTCTTGTTTAACCTTAGCGGCAACTTGCGACGGTGCCGAAGTGACTACTGTGGAAGGATTGGCTAAAAAGAATGAGCTGCATCCCTTGCAAGCGGCTTTTGTCAAACATGACGGATTTCAATGTGGCTATTGCACACCGGGCCAAATCTGTTCCTCTGTAGCGCTTTTGGAAGAGGCTAAAAATGGTGAGGCCAGTTATGTTACAGAAGATGTGAGAACCATCCAAAAAGATTTAAAGCTTTCCGAAGAAGACATTAGAGAACGACTTTCAGGAAATATCTGCCGTTGCGGTGCCTACAATAATATCGTTCAGGCATTTAAAGAAGTGCATTCTGGTGATGATGAAAAACCGACTTGGGAATTTGCTACCGAATCCCAAATGAAAAACGCCAAAAGCCACTAA
- a CDS encoding DinB family protein encodes MTNEQALRHIVIKHLEGGAAFSNISKFLEAIDFEKLGERSYGLPYSFYELFYHIRFAQKDILDYCAADAYTSHDWPDDYWPREQSPENNEAWESLKSSFFTERKKLADFIGDEQNDLLKPVKHSENHTLIRELLLVIEHNSYHIGQLAMLLRLQGLQ; translated from the coding sequence ATGACTAATGAACAGGCGTTGCGCCACATTGTAATTAAACATCTTGAGGGTGGAGCGGCATTTTCAAATATCTCAAAATTTCTGGAAGCCATTGATTTTGAAAAATTAGGTGAGCGATCTTACGGTTTACCCTATTCGTTTTACGAGCTTTTTTACCATATTAGATTTGCCCAGAAAGATATTTTGGATTATTGCGCTGCCGACGCATACACGAGCCATGATTGGCCAGATGATTATTGGCCTAGAGAACAATCACCAGAAAACAATGAAGCTTGGGAATCGCTCAAAAGTTCTTTTTTTACTGAGCGGAAAAAGCTAGCAGATTTTATTGGAGATGAACAAAATGACCTATTAAAACCGGTCAAGCATAGTGAAAATCATACTTTAATTCGGGAATTGCTGTTAGTGATAGAACACAATTCTTATCATATTGGTCAATTGGCCATGCTCCTACGCCTGCAAGGCTTACAATAA
- a CDS encoding xanthine dehydrogenase family protein subunit M produces MRPFTYTGAKSKDEALQAFHNSSHYLAGGTNLIDLMKEHVAQPEQLIQVKNLKFKNISANKKGGYTLGAMLSNADTANHKDIRSHYPLLSMAMLSAATAQIRNMATNGGNLLQRTRCPYFFETSMPCNKREPGSGCGALKGMNAQHAIFGYSEACIATHPSDMCVALAAIGATVEVQQRDGNSRHIDFSEFHRLPGDQPEKDTNLETGELITAIHLPKPVLSNHYAYVKIRERSSYAFALISVAAGFQIENDKISEIGLAMGGVAHKPWKLTKAEDFLLGKQPTEANFKKAADLAMADAKPFEDNAYKVQMGKNAIVRALNEAKEKAV; encoded by the coding sequence ATGAGACCATTTACATATACAGGCGCCAAAAGCAAAGACGAGGCACTACAGGCATTTCACAACAGCTCCCATTATTTAGCTGGCGGTACCAATTTAATTGATTTGATGAAAGAGCACGTGGCCCAACCAGAACAGTTAATTCAAGTGAAGAACCTTAAATTTAAAAACATTAGTGCCAATAAAAAGGGTGGCTATACTTTAGGCGCCATGCTAAGCAATGCAGACACGGCCAATCATAAAGACATTCGTAGCCACTATCCGCTCTTATCTATGGCAATGCTCTCTGCAGCAACGGCACAAATCCGTAATATGGCCACCAACGGCGGCAACTTGTTACAGCGTACCCGATGTCCCTATTTTTTTGAAACGTCCATGCCCTGCAACAAACGAGAACCAGGATCTGGTTGTGGTGCTTTAAAAGGAATGAATGCCCAACACGCTATTTTTGGGTATAGTGAGGCTTGTATTGCCACCCATCCGTCAGACATGTGCGTGGCGCTTGCAGCCATTGGAGCAACGGTTGAGGTGCAACAACGCGACGGGAATTCTAGGCACATTGACTTTTCAGAGTTTCATCGTCTGCCTGGAGACCAACCCGAAAAAGACACCAATTTAGAAACAGGGGAGTTAATCACTGCCATCCATCTTCCCAAACCTGTGTTGTCAAATCACTATGCCTATGTGAAAATACGAGAACGGTCTAGCTATGCCTTTGCGTTGATTTCGGTGGCGGCAGGGTTTCAAATAGAAAACGATAAAATTTCAGAGATTGGATTGGCCATGGGCGGTGTGGCGCACAAACCTTGGAAACTGACCAAAGCAGAAGATTTCCTATTAGGAAAACAACCAACCGAGGCCAATTTTAAAAAGGCCGCAGATCTCGCCATGGCAGATGCCAAGCCTTTTGAAGACAACGCCTACAAGGTACAAATGGGTAAAAATGCCATTGTTAGAGCGCTTAATGAAGCTAAGGAAAAAGCCGTTTAA
- a CDS encoding molybdopterin cofactor-binding domain-containing protein, whose protein sequence is MTYGEVIGGLTMGAGMVIAEQTRVEPNFGNFITRSFADYHVPVNLDLANIDVVFLPEEDKIANKMGIKGIGELGITSVAASIANAIFNATGKRVRDLPITPEKLLMAEVEDGVEV, encoded by the coding sequence TTGACTTACGGAGAAGTGATTGGAGGTCTCACCATGGGTGCCGGCATGGTCATTGCCGAACAAACCCGAGTAGAACCTAATTTTGGGAATTTTATTACCCGCTCGTTTGCCGATTACCACGTGCCCGTTAATTTGGATCTGGCCAATATTGATGTGGTCTTTTTGCCAGAAGAAGATAAAATTGCCAATAAAATGGGGATTAAGGGCATTGGCGAACTAGGCATTACCAGTGTAGCCGCATCTATTGCCAACGCTATTTTTAATGCCACAGGAAAACGCGTGCGCGATTTACCGATTACCCCAGAAAAATTATTGATGGCTGAGGTGGAAGATGGGGTTGAGGTTTAA
- a CDS encoding type II toxin-antitoxin system RelE/ParE family toxin yields MNHYILSKKTQEDIEAIYEFGVYKFGQDQALNYLIELRNHFELLLKNPEIGKQRDEIKDGLYSFPYASHIIFYRIVKKHLRIVRVLHGSRDLRKFLK; encoded by the coding sequence ATGAATCATTATATCTTATCTAAAAAAACTCAGGAAGATATTGAAGCGATTTATGAGTTTGGAGTTTACAAGTTTGGACAAGATCAGGCTCTAAATTATTTAATAGAACTGCGTAATCACTTTGAGCTTCTTTTAAAAAATCCTGAGATAGGTAAACAACGTGATGAAATTAAAGATGGACTTTACAGTTTTCCATATGCTTCACATATCATCTTTTATCGCATTGTAAAAAAGCATTTAAGGATTGTTAGAGTATTACACGGAAGTAGAGATTTGAGGAAGTTCTTAAAATAA
- a CDS encoding CIA30 family protein has product MSKTTIYNFVEQGKGKWRVQDDVVMGGRSDSQLKMTEDSRARFSGRISLENDGGFCSIHQTTEKEPYVIAEHYSNFVLTVKGDGKDYNFRVRTPKGRHSYAFTFSTEGGSDWEKISIPFHLMEATFHGEPVDVPNYKGENVVEMQLLIGNDKEETFEILIESIEVN; this is encoded by the coding sequence ATGAGCAAGACAACCATTTATAATTTTGTAGAACAAGGTAAGGGCAAATGGCGCGTTCAGGACGACGTCGTTATGGGAGGCCGTTCTGATAGTCAACTTAAAATGACGGAAGATAGCAGAGCACGATTTTCTGGTCGTATTTCACTTGAAAATGATGGCGGTTTTTGCTCCATTCATCAAACTACCGAAAAAGAGCCTTATGTGATTGCTGAACATTACTCAAACTTTGTACTCACTGTAAAAGGCGATGGAAAGGATTATAATTTTAGGGTAAGAACACCTAAAGGACGCCACTCCTATGCTTTTACGTTTTCTACGGAAGGCGGTTCCGATTGGGAAAAAATCAGCATTCCATTTCATTTGATGGAAGCTACCTTTCACGGTGAACCCGTAGACGTCCCTAATTATAAAGGGGAGAACGTCGTAGAAATGCAATTGTTAATTGGTAACGACAAAGAAGAAACCTTTGAAATTCTTATTGAATCTATAGAAGTCAACTAA
- a CDS encoding DUF6642 family protein, with translation MHTLEVPNTDIENFIYCLEVVPDIDTAESTEVVKILEDIALNQNISSIYKACDTIEGLEESLSYLLYDDHNFDGYEIIYLVLPGEANNILINDYYYSIEEIAELFEGKMGGKIIHFANKKVLDLTDEESQYFLDVTGARAISGYGFPSENMSSAFTIDRVFFSQFYENDDLREVVETMFRKHYNLCKMLDFRLYY, from the coding sequence ATGCATACACTAGAAGTTCCCAATACAGATATTGAAAATTTTATTTACTGTCTAGAGGTCGTTCCCGATATTGATACTGCCGAAAGCACCGAAGTGGTTAAAATTCTGGAAGACATCGCCTTAAATCAAAACATTAGTAGTATTTACAAAGCATGCGACACCATTGAAGGTTTAGAGGAAAGTTTAAGCTATTTGCTTTATGACGACCATAACTTTGATGGCTACGAAATTATCTATCTGGTATTACCGGGAGAGGCAAACAATATTTTAATCAATGACTATTATTATAGCATAGAGGAGATTGCAGAACTCTTTGAAGGTAAAATGGGTGGTAAAATCATACACTTTGCCAATAAAAAGGTCCTAGATCTCACGGATGAGGAGTCTCAATATTTTCTCGATGTTACTGGTGCTCGAGCTATATCTGGCTACGGGTTTCCTTCTGAAAACATGTCCAGTGCCTTTACCATAGATCGGGTGTTTTTCAGTCAGTTTTATGAGAATGATGATTTAAGGGAAGTGGTGGAAACTATGTTTCGGAAGCATTACAATTTGTGTAAAATGCTCGATTTTAGATTGTATTATTGA
- a CDS encoding mobile mystery protein B: MGLEDLDYIEGQTPIDEEEKEGLKIETISTKAELDEFEQLNIEDALQWIFSKKFKPKHIFSEKFVCDLHQRMYGNIWDWAGQFRKTDKNIGIDKHQISVHLKVLCDDALFWVENNTYPPDEIAIRFKHRLVSIHCFANGNGRHSRIMADMIIEKLFGKKAFSWGMSDLSNAGDARSAYLNAVKKADLEEYQALLDFARS, translated from the coding sequence ATGGGATTAGAGGATTTGGACTATATTGAAGGGCAAACGCCCATTGATGAAGAAGAAAAAGAGGGCCTAAAAATAGAAACGATTTCTACCAAAGCTGAATTGGATGAGTTTGAGCAACTCAATATTGAAGATGCTTTGCAATGGATTTTCAGTAAAAAGTTTAAACCCAAACACATATTTTCAGAAAAATTTGTATGCGATTTGCATCAACGTATGTATGGCAATATTTGGGATTGGGCTGGACAATTTAGAAAGACCGATAAAAATATTGGTATTGATAAACATCAAATTTCTGTGCACCTTAAAGTGCTTTGTGACGACGCCCTATTTTGGGTAGAAAATAACACATATCCGCCCGATGAAATCGCCATCCGATTTAAACACCGTTTGGTAAGCATTCATTGTTTTGCAAATGGTAATGGCAGACATAGTAGAATAATGGCTGATATGATTATTGAAAAACTATTTGGTAAGAAGGCTTTTTCTTGGGGTATGAGTGATCTTTCAAATGCAGGTGATGCGCGATCTGCTTATCTTAACGCTGTAAAAAAAGCAGATTTAGAGGAATATCAAGCCTTATTAGATTTTGCAAGGTCTTAG
- a CDS encoding ATP-binding protein → MSRINIQGTIDNIKSKSNVYTPVIESIVNSIQSITDSGKQNGKIEIILHREKILEFENQIPNIKSISIRDNGIGFDQKNRDFFDTFYSQLKKDIGGKGFGRFMFVKYFGEVTVSSVFESEDRNLKSREFRFGRQFEIIVDEKIQETQAIDTYSILNLNNLIDSHSFDKNIETISRKLLEKLLVYFINDSFHCPTIIVRESDDSHSVILNDYITGKNEIQQINEFNFTLTSEKDIKKKFIGKVFKIYFAGNQKSKISLTGHNREVTETNLHKYIPEFEDDFFDLNPKNQSKKNYIIKTYILGQYLDEHVSLERENFDFDKEKGDSLYPFSQADIERESAQKTKEIFNNDVSSRSEKKISKIKNYVNKNAPWHKSYVNELDFSKIGYNLSDNEIEMALHKVKHNKEINTRSRFNDFFENPENLQNGSLNEMISEISEIGKSDLAHYVYNRKCILEAFREMLKRNEEGDGFLEEEIHNIIYPMRRNSENTTYEDHNLWLLDERLVFSEFISSDEKISSKKINDALDEPDLVIFDQKKSFRNGDNEFSNPLTIFEFKRPKRKNYREKDDPILQIGKYLNKIRLGKYEMPNGLEPIKVNDCTPIYGYVIADITPKIIEFAQNNQLTESPDKEGYFGFHRGFKMYIEIISFRKLLKDATLRNKIFFKKLQLE, encoded by the coding sequence ATGAGTAGAATTAACATACAAGGAACAATTGACAACATCAAGAGTAAATCAAATGTGTATACGCCTGTCATTGAATCCATAGTTAATTCTATCCAATCAATAACGGATAGTGGAAAACAGAATGGTAAAATCGAAATCATTCTTCACAGAGAAAAAATTCTCGAATTTGAAAATCAAATACCTAATATAAAATCTATTTCAATTCGTGATAATGGAATAGGATTTGACCAAAAAAACAGAGATTTCTTTGATACTTTTTACAGTCAGCTAAAAAAAGATATTGGCGGTAAAGGATTTGGTAGATTCATGTTCGTAAAATACTTTGGAGAAGTAACTGTTTCAAGTGTTTTTGAAAGCGAAGATAGAAATTTGAAATCAAGAGAGTTTAGGTTTGGACGTCAATTTGAGATAATAGTTGATGAAAAAATTCAAGAAACTCAAGCTATAGATACTTATTCAATTTTAAATTTGAATAATTTAATTGACTCACATTCATTTGATAAAAACATCGAAACCATATCAAGAAAATTACTTGAAAAACTTCTTGTATACTTCATAAACGATTCATTTCATTGTCCTACAATTATTGTAAGGGAATCTGATGATAGCCATTCAGTAATACTTAACGATTATATAACTGGAAAGAATGAAATTCAACAAATTAATGAATTCAATTTCACTCTGACTTCAGAAAAAGACATTAAAAAAAAGTTTATAGGTAAGGTTTTCAAAATTTATTTTGCGGGTAATCAAAAGAGCAAAATAAGTCTTACAGGTCACAACAGAGAAGTTACTGAAACCAACCTTCATAAATATATTCCAGAATTTGAAGATGATTTCTTCGATTTGAATCCAAAGAATCAAAGCAAGAAAAACTACATTATTAAAACTTACATACTTGGTCAGTATCTGGATGAACACGTTTCATTAGAACGAGAAAATTTTGATTTTGATAAGGAAAAAGGAGATTCCTTATATCCATTTTCACAAGCAGATATAGAACGAGAATCTGCACAAAAAACTAAGGAAATTTTCAACAATGATGTTTCTTCAAGGTCTGAAAAAAAGATTTCCAAGATTAAGAATTATGTAAATAAAAATGCACCATGGCATAAATCTTATGTGAATGAATTAGACTTTTCAAAAATTGGCTACAATCTTTCTGACAATGAAATTGAGATGGCACTTCACAAAGTAAAGCACAATAAGGAAATAAATACAAGAAGTCGATTTAATGATTTTTTTGAAAACCCAGAAAATTTACAAAACGGTAGTTTAAACGAGATGATTTCCGAAATTTCCGAGATAGGGAAAAGTGATTTGGCACATTATGTTTATAACCGTAAGTGCATTTTAGAAGCATTTAGAGAAATGCTTAAGAGAAATGAAGAAGGCGATGGCTTTTTGGAAGAAGAAATACATAACATAATTTATCCAATGAGAAGAAACTCTGAAAACACAACATATGAAGACCATAATCTATGGTTGCTCGATGAAAGATTAGTGTTTTCGGAATTTATATCATCTGACGAAAAAATATCATCTAAAAAAATAAATGATGCACTTGACGAACCAGATTTGGTAATCTTCGACCAAAAGAAGTCTTTTAGAAATGGCGACAATGAATTCAGTAATCCTTTAACGATTTTTGAATTCAAAAGACCAAAGAGAAAAAATTATAGAGAAAAAGATGATCCTATCTTACAAATAGGAAAATATCTAAATAAAATACGTTTAGGCAAATATGAAATGCCCAACGGTTTAGAACCTATAAAAGTAAATGATTGTACGCCAATTTATGGATATGTAATAGCGGATATTACGCCAAAAATTATTGAGTTTGCACAAAACAATCAATTGACTGAAAGTCCAGACAAAGAAGGATATTTTGGTTTCCATCGAGGTTTTAAAATGTATATTGAGATTATAAGTTTTAGAAAATTATTAAAGGACGCAACTTTACGGAATAAAATCTTCTTTAAGAAATTACAACTGGAATAA
- a CDS encoding type II toxin-antitoxin system ParD family antitoxin, which yields MNISFTKKQEEYISKQVASGEYQNNSEVIRDALRLHGIYREKVIQDLRKEIELGWDGPDSSMTMDQIIESKKKS from the coding sequence ATGAATATTAGTTTCACGAAAAAACAGGAAGAATATATCTCCAAGCAAGTTGCTTCAGGAGAATACCAAAATAATAGCGAGGTCATACGAGATGCATTAAGACTTCACGGAATCTATCGCGAAAAAGTTATCCAAGATTTACGAAAGGAAATTGAATTGGGCTGGGATGGCCCGGATAGTTCGATGACAATGGATCAAATTATTGAATCCAAGAAAAAATCTTGA
- a CDS encoding xanthine dehydrogenase family protein molybdopterin-binding subunit, whose protein sequence is MKTKNASGVGNAINRVEGQLKVTGQATYASEFQIENKVYGQGINSTIAKGEIIAIDTSEAEQLKGVLKIITYKNAEKLKGFDEERPALATDSIAPVLQSNKVHYYGEYVGFVVAETFEQAQYAASLVKFKYKEDPKAVINFETSKSKAYKPGKDSDYKRGDFKKGLSQADTVIEHTYHTPIEHHHPMELHATIASWNNGKVLAYASQQIVEDAAIAISGTFLIPKKDVRVVAHYVGGGFGSKLNLERHVIMAVMASKMVGRPVQATVTRTQMFTNTGMRQANKQTVQLGAKTNGELTALSHDILSHTSTTQEFQEPCGSMSKMMYKVANAKISERLIPMNLQQPFSMRAPGEATGSFALESAMDELAWKLDMDPITFRIKNDTQEDLSQEKPFSSRLLVECLNIGAKKFGWDQRKMKPRARKKGNWLIGYGVSAAARAAPYKETHAKVKLQLENNTVTATLQMDATDIGTGSYTILAQTVSEYLNIPVAQVVVELGDSDYPITPGSGGSWGAASYCNGARSACENAVKTLKKNRNIGKDETIEISELLKKNQLTAFEAEGLAKPSSEFEKHSVFSFGANFTEVWVDQDTGMYKIKRMLNVGAAGKILNPKTAYGQVIGGLTMGAGMVIAEQTRVEPNFGNFITRSFADYHVPVNLDLANIDVVFLPEEDKIANKMGVKGIGELGITSVAASIANAIFNATGKRMRDLPITPEKLLMAEVEDGVEV, encoded by the coding sequence ATGAAAACAAAAAACGCATCCGGAGTAGGAAACGCCATCAATAGAGTAGAAGGTCAGCTTAAAGTAACAGGCCAGGCGACTTATGCTTCCGAATTTCAAATAGAAAACAAAGTTTACGGTCAAGGGATTAATAGCACGATTGCTAAGGGCGAAATCATTGCGATAGATACTTCCGAAGCAGAACAGTTGAAAGGTGTCCTCAAAATCATTACCTATAAAAATGCCGAGAAATTAAAAGGGTTTGATGAAGAACGGCCCGCATTGGCCACCGATAGTATTGCGCCAGTATTACAAAGCAACAAAGTGCATTACTATGGGGAATATGTTGGTTTTGTGGTTGCTGAAACCTTTGAACAAGCACAATATGCGGCCTCTTTGGTTAAATTTAAGTATAAGGAAGATCCTAAGGCGGTGATCAATTTTGAAACATCGAAATCCAAAGCCTATAAACCGGGCAAAGACTCTGATTATAAACGAGGCGATTTTAAAAAAGGCCTATCGCAAGCTGATACTGTGATAGAACACACCTATCATACGCCCATTGAACACCACCACCCGATGGAACTTCATGCTACCATCGCCAGTTGGAACAATGGCAAAGTACTGGCCTACGCGAGTCAGCAAATTGTGGAAGATGCCGCCATTGCCATTTCAGGAACTTTTTTGATCCCGAAAAAGGATGTACGTGTGGTGGCTCATTATGTGGGTGGCGGTTTTGGTTCTAAATTGAATTTAGAGCGTCACGTCATCATGGCGGTCATGGCCTCAAAAATGGTTGGCAGACCTGTACAAGCAACAGTCACGCGTACTCAAATGTTTACCAATACAGGTATGCGCCAAGCCAATAAGCAAACCGTACAACTGGGTGCTAAAACCAATGGAGAGCTCACCGCATTGTCTCATGATATTTTATCGCATACCTCCACCACGCAGGAGTTTCAAGAACCGTGTGGCTCTATGTCTAAAATGATGTATAAGGTTGCCAATGCCAAGATCTCAGAGCGCTTGATCCCTATGAATTTACAGCAACCCTTTTCTATGAGAGCCCCAGGGGAGGCGACAGGCAGTTTTGCTTTGGAATCTGCCATGGATGAATTGGCGTGGAAACTCGATATGGACCCCATTACCTTTCGGATCAAAAACGATACACAGGAGGATCTGAGCCAAGAAAAACCCTTCTCGTCACGATTGTTGGTAGAATGCCTGAACATTGGTGCTAAGAAATTTGGTTGGGACCAACGCAAAATGAAACCGAGAGCACGTAAAAAAGGCAACTGGCTTATTGGCTACGGGGTGAGTGCAGCTGCTAGAGCCGCTCCTTATAAAGAGACCCACGCCAAAGTGAAATTGCAATTAGAGAACAATACCGTAACGGCCACTTTACAGATGGATGCCACCGATATTGGGACGGGCAGCTATACCATATTAGCACAAACCGTATCAGAATATCTCAACATCCCAGTAGCGCAAGTGGTGGTAGAACTAGGAGATTCAGATTATCCTATCACGCCAGGCTCTGGAGGCTCTTGGGGTGCTGCGTCTTATTGCAATGGCGCACGGTCTGCCTGTGAAAATGCGGTAAAGACCCTCAAGAAAAATCGCAACATCGGCAAAGATGAAACTATTGAAATTTCAGAATTATTAAAGAAAAACCAGCTCACGGCTTTTGAAGCGGAAGGCTTGGCAAAACCCTCGTCCGAATTTGAGAAGCATTCCGTATTTTCATTTGGGGCCAATTTTACAGAGGTCTGGGTAGATCAAGATACTGGCATGTACAAAATTAAGCGCATGCTCAACGTGGGCGCAGCAGGTAAAATCTTAAACCCTAAAACGGCTTACGGACAAGTGATTGGAGGTCTCACCATGGGTGCCGGTATGGTCATTGCCGAACAAACCCGAGTAGAACCTAATTTCGGTAATTTTATTACCCGCTCTTTTGCCGATTACCACGTGCCCGTTAATTTGGATCTGGCCAATATTGATGTGGTCTTTTTACCAGAAGAAGATAAAATTGCCAATAAAATGGGGGTTAAGGGCATTGGCGAACTAGGCATTACCAGTGTAGCCGCATCTATTGCCAACGCTATTTTTAATGCCACAGGAAAACGCATGCGCGATTTACCGATTACCCCAGAAAAGTTATTGATGGCCGAGGTGGAAGATGGGGTTGAGGTTTAA
- a CDS encoding outer membrane beta-barrel protein: MKQSILLIFLIGYFTTAYSQDQKIQFQFALGPTLSIPKTSASTNTNVDGSPEIKSSINMGAFILPSVNYSLSESSSLDFGIGFFIDRFSIEDTMGAVTNKGNRNISQIQTPINFNVHFSQDKSYQLGIGAFASFLVSAKEKGDTIIDVSNIDLIDPNDPNFSNGATVIYDNDIKDNYNSVSFGAFLQLKKSISFSSDKKGFILVRVNQYFNAIKNNDSNADISQYIDFKNEKEPTTVNLGIGILL; the protein is encoded by the coding sequence ATGAAACAAAGCATTTTACTCATTTTTCTAATTGGTTATTTTACCACAGCGTATTCACAAGACCAGAAAATTCAATTTCAATTCGCTCTCGGTCCAACATTGTCAATACCCAAAACGAGTGCATCGACTAATACAAATGTTGACGGAAGTCCAGAAATTAAATCTTCAATAAATATGGGCGCTTTTATATTACCAAGTGTCAACTATTCGCTTAGTGAAAGCTCATCTCTTGACTTTGGAATTGGTTTTTTTATAGACAGGTTTTCTATAGAAGATACCATGGGAGCTGTTACAAATAAAGGCAATCGAAACATTAGCCAAATTCAAACACCAATTAACTTTAACGTTCACTTTAGTCAAGATAAATCTTATCAACTCGGTATTGGCGCATTTGCTAGTTTTTTAGTTTCTGCAAAAGAGAAAGGCGATACCATAATCGATGTAAGCAATATTGACCTGATTGATCCAAACGATCCAAATTTCTCAAATGGCGCCACAGTGATTTATGACAATGATATTAAGGATAATTACAATTCAGTTAGCTTTGGGGCGTTTCTTCAATTAAAGAAAAGCATCTCCTTTTCATCAGATAAAAAAGGATTTATATTAGTTAGGGTTAACCAATATTTCAATGCCATAAAAAATAATGACTCTAATGCCGATATCAGCCAGTATATTGACTTTAAGAATGAAAAAGAGCCGACAACAGTAAATTTAGGCATTGGCATTTTATTATAA